Below is a window of Mucilaginibacter ginkgonis DNA.
GTAAGCGCAGCACACGGCCGGTACCATCAGCAATGTATAGGTTATTGGCAGCATCTATCGCGATGGCGTTAGGGTTGCCGATAAGGGTAGTGATGGACCTGTTACCTGCAACCGTAGTTACTACACCTGCGCTGGTTATTTTGCGAATGGCGTAATTTCCATAATCGGCTACAAATAAATTGCCGTTAGTATCAAATGCCAAACCTGTTGGTGTTCTGAAAAGCGCCAGGGCGCCGGTATCATCTGTAAAACCAATTCCACCACCGGCAAAAGTAGTTACCACACCGGCTGTCGAGATCATGCGGATGCGGCTGTTATTAGAATCGGCCACGTAAATATTGCCCGACGCGTCTACAGCAATACCGCGTGGTGCATTAAATTGCGCGGTTAAAGCGGTGTTAGAATTAACATAGCCCGCAATACCAGATCCGGCCAAGGTAGTAGCGACACCTGCAGGGGTTATTTTGATAACCAGGTTATTGCCCTGGTCTGTCATATACAGGTTGTTTTGTTTATCAACTGCCAACGCATACGGGCTGTAAAAAGCTGCTGTTGCTGCGGGACCGTCTGTATGGCCAAGCGCGCCGCTGCCGCAAAAAGTACTTACCACGCCGGCCGGGGTAATTTTTCTAACTAGGTGGTTAAACTGATCGCATACATAAATATTCCCTTGGGCATCTGCCACCATACCTTGCGGATTGTTGAATTGTGCGGCAAGTGCGCCACCATCTACATATCCGGCTGTGCCGCTTCCGGCAAAAGTGCTAACTGTTGCAACGGTTGCGGTAGCTGCAGTTTGAGTGGTAACTTTTACTGTACTGCCATAAGATGTACCGGCCGCACTGGTTGCATAAGCACGTACGTAATAGGTTGTACCCGGCGTAAGGTTGCTGATAGTTATGGCATAGTTTGCCACCAAAGCGGCATTTGCTACTTTGGTATCAGAGGTAGTAGGCGATTGGTTTGCAGAGCTGTAAACCAAGCCAACTTCCGTTATGGCACTTGTGCCTAAATCTGTTACAACACCAGCGCTCGTGAAGCTTGTAGTTGTCACATCTGTAAGCAGCGTTCCG
It encodes the following:
- a CDS encoding NHL domain-containing protein; translated protein: MRQFLPLPIKLATLVAFFALTITACKKDSTTTTAPTISTGTLLTDVTTTSFTSAGVVTDLGTSAITEVGLVYSSANQSPTTSDTKVANAALVANYAITISNLTPGTTYYVRAYATSAAGTSYGSTVKVTTQTAATATVATVSTFAGSGTAGYVDGGALAAQFNNPQGMVADAQGNIYVCDQFNHLVRKITPAGVVSTFCGSGALGHTDGPAATAAFYSPYALAVDKQNNLYMTDQGNNLVIKITPAGVATTLAGSGIAGYVNSNTALTAQFNAPRGIAVDASGNIYVADSNNSRIRMISTAGVVTTFAGGGIGFTDDTGALALFRTPTGLAFDTNGNLFVADYGNYAIRKITSAGVVTTVAGNRSITTLIGNPNAIAIDAANNLYIADGTGRVLRLQNSSGILNSIAGSASVYGFADGTNTAAKFNVPTGIVTVGGALYVADYNNNLIRKITITN